In the genome of Populus alba chromosome 11, ASM523922v2, whole genome shotgun sequence, one region contains:
- the LOC118038282 gene encoding uncharacterized protein isoform X1 — MSVERSFEAWEEVQRHGQDLADRLAQGFSGLIQSHMTYPPAFSWPNSPKSKPFDLEFPGHGFSKRDFGVLTDNSGIDGVSAIFDIGNRIGQAGADFGAALNGLVHQFFRRLPVPFKQDESAGAGVRMDGKRSEVGLCLDGELGLVSERLRDFGFVEDNSGGGGSGSRGVDELLEEEIGGFNLKGVGFLGKPQGTINITSTYDSRTHNIEGSLVARGDLWRVEASHGSSTSRNDNSSMFLVQLGPLLIVRDSTFLLPVHLSKQHLLWYGYDRKTGMHSLCPAVWSKHRRWLLMSMLCLNPLACSFVDLQFPNGQLTYVSGEGLSTSAIVPLCGGLLQAQGQYPGEMRFSFSHKNKWGTRITPMVQWPDKSFTLGFAHSLAWHRSGLMVRPTVQFSLSPTFGGSNPGLHAELIHSVNDHLNLICGCAATMHPSAFASLSIGRSKWNGNVGSSGLVVRLDTPLSNVGQPSFSVQINSGVEF, encoded by the exons ATGTCAGTAGAAAGATCATTCGAAGCATGGGAAGAGGTCCAAAGGCATGGCCAGGACCTGGCAGACCGGCTAGCGCAAGGGTTTTCAGGCCTTATACAGTCACATATGACATACCCACCTGCGTTTTCTTGGCCAAACTCTCCAAAATCGAAGCCTTTTGATCTGGAGTTTCCGGGACATGGTTTTAGTAAAAGGGATTTTGGGGTTTTAACTGATAATTCAGGGATAGATGGGGTTTCGGCTATTTTTGATATTGGAAATAGGATTGGACAAGCTGGGGCTGATTTTGGTGCAGCTTTGAATGGATTGGTGCATCAGTTTTTTAGGAGATTACCAGTGCCGTTTAAGCAGGATGAGAGCGCGGGGGCTGGGGTGAGGATGGATGGTAAGAGGAGTGAGGTGGGGCTATGTTTGGATGGAGAGTTGGGTTTGGTTAGTGAGAGGTTGAGGGATTTTGGGTTTGTGGAGGATAATAGTGGCGGCGGCGGCAGCGGCAGCCGTGGAGTGGATGAGTTGTTGGAAGAGGAAATTGGTGGGTTTAATTTGAAGGGTGTGGGATTTCTTGGCAAACCACAg GGGACCATAAACATTACCTCAACTTATGACAGCAGAACTCACAACATTGAGGGTTCTTTGGTTGCAAGGGGAGATTTATGGAGAGTAGAGGCATCACATGGAAGTTCCACATCTAGAAATGATAATTCATCCATGTTCCTTGTCCAGCTTGGACCTCTATTGATTGTGCGTGATTCAACCTTTCTTCTGCCTGTGCATCTTTCAAAGCAACACTTGCTTTGGTATGGGTATGATAGGAAG ACTGGAATGCATTCACTGTGTCCAGCTGTGTGGTCAAAGCATAGGAGGTGGTTGTTAATGTCAATGCTCTGTCTCAATCCTTTAGCTTGT TCTTTTGTAGATTTACAGTTTCCAAATGGGCAATTGACCTATGTATCTGGTGAAGGACTGTCTACCAGTGCTATCGTACCTCTTTGCGGAGGTCTTCTCCAAGCTCAGGGGCAATATCCTGGGGAAATGAGATTCAGCTTCTCTCATAAG AATAAGTGGGGAACACGCATCACACCGATGGTACAATGGCCTGACAAATCGTTTACATTGGGTTTTGCACATTCTTTAGCATGGCATAGATCTGGTCTTATGGTGAGGCCAACTGTTCAGTTCAG TTTGTCCCCCACTTTTGGTGGAAGCAATCCTGGTTTGCATGCAGAACTGATTCACTCAGTGAATGACCATCTGAATCTGATATGTGGCTGTGCTGCAACGATGCACCCTTCTGCATTTGCATCACTATCG ATTGGCAGGTCCAAGTGGAATGGTAATGTGGGGAGCTCAGGACTGGTTGTGAGACTCGATACTCCTCTCTCTAATGTTGGCCAACCTTCCTTTTCTGTTCAGATAAATAGTGGTGTTGAGTTTTGA
- the LOC118038282 gene encoding uncharacterized protein isoform X2, translating into MSVERSFEAWEEVQRHGQDLADRLAQGFSGLIQSHMTYPPAFSWPNSPKSKPFDLEFPGHGFSKRDFGVLTDNSGIDGVSAIFDIGNRIGQAGADFGAALNGLVHQFFRRLPVPFKQDESAGAGVRMDGKRSEVGLCLDGELGLVSERLRDFGFVEDNSGGGGSGSRGVDELLEEEIGGFNLKGVGFLGKPQGTINITSTYDSRTHNIEGSLVARGDLWRVEASHGSSTSRNDNSSMFLVQLGPLLIVRDSTFLLPVHLSKQHLLWYGYDRKTGMHSLCPAVWSKHRRWLLMSMLCLNPLACSFVDLQFPNGQLTYVSGEGLSTSAIVPLCGGLLQAQGQYPGEMRFSFSHKNKWGTRITPMVQWPDKSFTLGFAHSLAWHRSGLMVRPTVQFRLSCSSFCSLVWFISNSGPIHRNQ; encoded by the exons ATGTCAGTAGAAAGATCATTCGAAGCATGGGAAGAGGTCCAAAGGCATGGCCAGGACCTGGCAGACCGGCTAGCGCAAGGGTTTTCAGGCCTTATACAGTCACATATGACATACCCACCTGCGTTTTCTTGGCCAAACTCTCCAAAATCGAAGCCTTTTGATCTGGAGTTTCCGGGACATGGTTTTAGTAAAAGGGATTTTGGGGTTTTAACTGATAATTCAGGGATAGATGGGGTTTCGGCTATTTTTGATATTGGAAATAGGATTGGACAAGCTGGGGCTGATTTTGGTGCAGCTTTGAATGGATTGGTGCATCAGTTTTTTAGGAGATTACCAGTGCCGTTTAAGCAGGATGAGAGCGCGGGGGCTGGGGTGAGGATGGATGGTAAGAGGAGTGAGGTGGGGCTATGTTTGGATGGAGAGTTGGGTTTGGTTAGTGAGAGGTTGAGGGATTTTGGGTTTGTGGAGGATAATAGTGGCGGCGGCGGCAGCGGCAGCCGTGGAGTGGATGAGTTGTTGGAAGAGGAAATTGGTGGGTTTAATTTGAAGGGTGTGGGATTTCTTGGCAAACCACAg GGGACCATAAACATTACCTCAACTTATGACAGCAGAACTCACAACATTGAGGGTTCTTTGGTTGCAAGGGGAGATTTATGGAGAGTAGAGGCATCACATGGAAGTTCCACATCTAGAAATGATAATTCATCCATGTTCCTTGTCCAGCTTGGACCTCTATTGATTGTGCGTGATTCAACCTTTCTTCTGCCTGTGCATCTTTCAAAGCAACACTTGCTTTGGTATGGGTATGATAGGAAG ACTGGAATGCATTCACTGTGTCCAGCTGTGTGGTCAAAGCATAGGAGGTGGTTGTTAATGTCAATGCTCTGTCTCAATCCTTTAGCTTGT TCTTTTGTAGATTTACAGTTTCCAAATGGGCAATTGACCTATGTATCTGGTGAAGGACTGTCTACCAGTGCTATCGTACCTCTTTGCGGAGGTCTTCTCCAAGCTCAGGGGCAATATCCTGGGGAAATGAGATTCAGCTTCTCTCATAAG AATAAGTGGGGAACACGCATCACACCGATGGTACAATGGCCTGACAAATCGTTTACATTGGGTTTTGCACATTCTTTAGCATGGCATAGATCTGGTCTTATGGTGAGGCCAACTGTTCAGTTCAG GTTATCCTGCAGTTCCTTTTGTAGCTTGGTATGGTTTATATCTAATTCTGGACCAATCCACAGAAACCAGTGA